In the Drosophila biarmipes strain raj3 chromosome X, RU_DBia_V1.1, whole genome shotgun sequence genome, one interval contains:
- the LOC108026633 gene encoding secretory carrier-associated membrane protein 5 translates to MSGSGLDENPFGEPNLDNPFADPAIQQAQQAFRGGAALVSLEDYNPFEEQAKPQLQINSTNTAAVVQPLSQNIPPPQTSSLGASAPSTSIQITSEELQRRQEELDRKAAELDRREQQLQGNVPQLNNWPPLPDNFCVKPCFYQDFEVEIPPEFQKLVKRLYYIWIFYTMTLLANVIGGLILLFHAGEFETFFLAIFYTMLFSPASYVCWFRPAYKAFRNDSSFNFMVFFFIYFFQTLYSIVQTVGFSKMGYCGFITAIGQFDSSPSGIIVGILLLLVSCCFATVAVANVLMITKIHSIYRSTGASMAKAQAEFTTEFLRNQHVQEAASSAVNTAINSQFNNSRY, encoded by the exons ATGTCCGGCTCCGGTCTCGACGAGAATCCCTTCGGGGAGCCCAACCTGGACAATCCGTTCGCG GATCCCGCCATCCAGCAGGCACAGCAGGCCTTCCGGGGCGGCGCCGCGCTCGTCTCGCTGGAGGATTACAACCCGTTCGAGGAGCAGGCCAAGCCGCAGCTGCAGATCAACTCGACGAACACGGCGGCGGTGGTCCAGCCGCTGTCGCAGAACATTCCGCCCCCACAGACCAGTTCCCTGGGCGCATCGGCGCCCAGCACCAGCATACAGATCACCTCGGAGGAGCTGCAG CGCCGGCAGGAGGAACTGGACCGCAAGGCCGCCGAGCTGGACCGccgggagcagcagctgcagggcAACGTGCCGCAGCTGAACAACTGGCCCCCGCTACCGGACAACTTCTGTGTGAAGCCGTGCTTCTACCAGGACTTCGAGGTGGAGATCCCGCCCGAGTTCCAGAAACTGGTCAAGCGATTGTACTACATTTGGATCT TTTACACCATGACGTTGTTGGCCAACGTGATCGGAGGTCTCATTTTGCTGTTCCATGCTGGCGAGTTCGAAACCTTCTTCCTGGCCATCTTCTACACGATGCTCTTCTCTCCCGCCTCGTATGTCTGCTG GTTCCGACCGGCGTACAAGGCATTCCGCAACGACTCGAGCTTCAACTTCATGGTCTTCTTCTTCATCTACTTCTTTCAAACGCTGTACTCGATTGTGCAGACGGTGGGCTTCAGCAAGATGGGCTACTGCGGCTTCATCACGGCCATCGGGCAGTTCGATAGCTCTCCGTCGGGCATCATCGTGGgcatcctgctgctgctggtgtcgTGCTGTTTCGCAACGGTGGCGGTGGCCAATGTGCTGATGATCACCAAGATTCACTCCATCTACCGCAGCACAGGGGCCAGTATGGCCAAGGCTCAGGCGGAGTTCACCACCGAGTTTCTGCGCAACCAGCATGTCCAGGAGGCGGCCTCCTCGGCCGTCAACACGGCCATCAACTCGCAGTTCAACAACAGCAGGTACTAA
- the LOC108026250 gene encoding anaphase-promoting complex subunit 1, translated as MIAVAEPPLEFVPRGRQSSAEHPGPHDQPLVRHQLPTTEHLLLQRLQNVNISSAGEDGPAGGQESWTIREMYDDYEAAEERAARRRQLIERTKRCGPKAAAATQLTSLPQSLLHPPLERREEPMCDYMVNNEEELYVHRNTVVWTQGFNDDDDHENGVYKRMCFTTDSPVRFACFLNRSFVRGRLAQLKAAVQSQDDKLTAICVIDQDALRVYCNDGEDFLANLDFPVSQVWQTTHGLLLEKDSSNALISHLSIPMPRLFSMSHPLHEACPVVLKTATSSTGYMTEPEYSVVFATEDSDLVLLYDSKFFKHFVARLRKVTPEEVNYVGQQQQELGQTLLGARSQMGANSYSFSSTKQTGATPKTANVSFLGRNNTTTGMSNLCKFGLSQSQSFSGVLGQSNRASLGTPLSQLQSSISQQSMSMKDIRKMTNVKPAKPIEPEMCLEHIWTENTYGTQREFCEMATRAFIHTDLVGQTFLCYLLARSCRLQLVRLTGYGSSEVQLSTLASTLAAKDAVGLNRLHMIAVLDPSGSLILYTGTVLISKVHITPLLAPTSIPTPLVTPMAAAAPPSAACQVKTPVAAGSLGGNPSGSSSFVEVRRSSLLPTKAPADLAAFDEELHMLSPIAPQAVSYTQRQAHNVCKSLRDPAGNRLTLVYATGRMLRIALPLLNDTRLLTRCVATLRQVLSPAQFLHFVIRWYSARNPPGSRDYSIEQEWQLFRCTLLALMGLTAAPDVDAGESYDRCATPPLHTHFGGATATGSGDGSNCSSNSTLGAQDEPKKRRKYNDCEDFTDDDWEFLLLQTTLAPCGADGHSYSVNTSAPLFQMIPAIFFSLHLLYEDLKLDAVFYAALPYLATFLHQLAIDMQLDSYVLHYILDFPELSNRTGRQSLLGAEHGAMMLHQELLRVPAPSVFAQLEHIVVGEEEVMPYSFVECVNERSRNLLQLVSLVVHGQERLKHWWQLLEIPEAVQSNYPRRVKRSITADAPRCHQMLELLLAMRLTRRDIERFPAAVHLIVAEALEEARLSPPMGCSMATYELILRPELAAHAQLPFLETSTGQPHCGRVYKEDSLSARCPPSGGAESDSPEQLRHDDMDNMDTKLLRLRFPDDMRVEEVRRLLNSSEPVVIEVQQAPGTSDHEFIEEQEKQLFALCARTMTLPLGRGMFTLRTMMPRPSDSLSMPKLCLVGREPLKGTTIEMQQIEFPTNMQMWPSFHNGVATGLKISPQAQDIDSNWIVYNKPKTQANNALEHAGFLMALGLNGHLKTLSFMSLYKYLVKCDEMTNVGLLLGISAAHRGTMDTKTTKLLSIHLEALLPATAMELDIPQSTQVAALLGLGLLYQGSAKRHIAEVLLQEIGRPPGPEMENSVERESYAMTAGLSLGLVTLGQGESPAGLRDLQLPDTLHYYMVGGVKRPISGSQKEKYRLASFQVREGDSVNIDVTAPGATLALGLMFFDSGNAAIAEWMQPPDSRYLLDMVRPDFLLLRTIARGLIMWQDIRPDNEWFQAQFPQSLRVHLRLPSRDDEAPAEDGDVDYEAITQAYCNIMAGAAFCIGLKYAGSEDMVAFATLRAVIKEFLGFPGTSIGECAGRTTVESCLMVLLISISLVFAGSGNCEILRIIRYLRSRVGPQYPHITYGSHMAIHMSLGLLFLGAGRFTIAKTPESIAALVCAFFPKFPIHSNDNRYHLQALRHLYVLAVEPRLFLPRDIDTNQLCLANISVLEVGTTEFRRLPIAPCILPVLSSLQQVVVDDENYWPVCFERSRNWHQLEKALEMSAPIDIKKRTGCLSHLEDPDRLKSMLAQTLTMEQSICWQIDMNDLQQFASERMVKQFLSRCLATKGTDLSYPELVKRHQMMLLFYNAVVKDRMHLLPVYLTLYDHVTKSMLNNIDVWQLKLIDAYLSRSQESEHPLISVELIQMMQELFKQEMEDSTRELCLPLREFLSRKRLEPSYVTTVSGPDLQRAFCVINYYNLLPNMLNGVDLSTGTVNYMRLLYEFRQLNLGAHTIFGLLKILQSLATEVVTLDEAALLAYTMATQ; from the exons ATGATTGCCGTCGCAGAACCGCCGCTGGAGTTTGTGCCGCGCGGCCGTCAGTCGTCCGCGGAGCACCCGGGTCCGCATGACCAGCCGCTTGTGCGGCACCAGCTGCCCACCACGGAgcacctgctgctgcagcgcctTCAGAACGTGAACATCTCGTCGGCCGGCGAGGATGGCCCAGCCGGTGGCCAGGAGTCGTGGACGATCCGCGAGATGTACGATGACTACGAGGCGGCCGAGGAGCGGGCTGCCCGCCGGCGCCAGCTGATCGAGCGGACCAAACGCTGCGGTCCcaaggcggcggcggccaccCAGCTCACTTCGCTGCCCCAGAGCCTGCTGCACCCGCCGCTGGAGCGGCGCGAAGAGCCCATGTGCGACTACATGGTGAACAACGAGGAGGAGCTCTATGTCCACCGCAACACGGTTGTGTGGACGCAGGGCTtcaacgacgacgacgaccaCGAGAACGGGGTGTACAAGCGCATGTGCTTCACCACCGATTCGCCGGTGCGCTTCGCCTGCTTCCTCAATCGCAGCTTTGTCCGCGGACGACTGGCCCAGCTGAAGGCGGCCGTCCAGTCGCAGGACGACAAGCTGACCGCCATCTGCGTGATTGACCAGGACGCCCTGCGGGTGTACTGCAACGACGGCGAGGACTTCCTGGCCAACCTCGACTTCCCCGTCTCGCAGGTGTGGCAGACCACGCACGGCCTGCTGCTGGAGAAGGACTCCAGCAACGCCCTAATATCGCACCTGTCCATTCCGATGCCGCGCCTCTTCTCCATGTCGCATCCACTGCACGAGGCCTGTCCCGTCGTCCTCAAGACGGCCACCAGCTCCACGGGCTACATGACGGAGCCGGAGTACAGTGTGGTCTTCGCCACCGAAGACTCGGATTTGGTGCTACTGTACGATTCCAAGTTCTTCAAGCACTTCGTGGCCCGCCTCAGGAAGGTCACGCCGGAGGAGGTCAACTATGtgggccagcagcagcaggagctgggACAGACGCTCCTGGGAGCCCGTTCGCAGATGGGAGCCAATAGCTACAGCTTCAGTTCCACCAAGCAGACGggag CCACGCCGAAAACCGCGAATGTCTCGTTCCTGGGCAGAAACAACACCACCACCGGCATGAGCAACCTCTGCAAATTCGGGCTCAGCCAGTCGCAGTCGTTCAGCGGAGTTCTTGGCCAGTCCAA TCGCGCTTCCCTGGGCACTCCATTGAGCCAACTGCAGAGCAGCATCAGCCAGCAGTCCATGTCCATGAAGGACATACGCAAGATGACCAACGTGAAGCCGGCCAAGCCCATTGAGCCGGAAATGTGTCTGGAGCACATCTGGACGGAGAACACATATGGAAC GCAACGCGAGTTCTGCGAGATGGCCACCCGGGCCTTTATCCACACGGATCTGGTGGGCCAGACCTTCCTGTGCTACCTGCTGGCCCGCTCCTGCCGCCTCCAGCTGGTCCGCCTCACTGGCTATGGCAGCAGCGAGGTGCAGCTCTCCACCCTCGCCTCCACGCTGGCTGCCAAGGATGCAGTGGGTCTAAACAGGCTGCACATGATCGCCGTCCTCGATCCAAGCGGCAGTTTGATCCTCTACACCGGCACTGTACTCATTTCCAAGGTGCACATTACCCCGCTGCTGGCGCCCACTTCAATACCCACGCCATTGGTGACGCCCATGGCGGCTGCGGCTCCTCCGTCTGCTGCGTGTCAAGTGAAGACACCAGTGGCAGCTGGATCTCTGGGCGGAAATCCCTCTGGGAGCAGCTCCTTTGTGGAGGTACGCAGGAGCAGCCTTCTGCCCACGAAAGCTCCGGCGGATCTGGCCGCCTTCGATGAGGAGCTGCACATGCTGTCGCCCATCGCTCCGCAGGCTGTTTCCTATACCCAGCGGCAGGCGCACAATGTCTGCAAGTCGCTCAGAGATCCGGCGGGGAATAGACTGACTCTGGTGTACGCCACGGGCAGGATGCTGAGAATAGCGCTGCCTCTCCTGAACGACACACGGTTGCTCACCAGATGCGTGGCCACACTGCGACAGGTCTTGAGTCCCGCGCAGTTCCTGCACTTTGTGATCCGCTGGTACAGCGCCAGGAACCCGCCGGGGTCCAGAGACTACTCCATAGAGCAGGAATGGCAGCTCTTCCGCTGCACTCTGCTCGCCCTGATGGGTCTGACTGCTGCTCCGGATGTGGATGCGGGCGAGAGCTACGACAGGTGTGCCACCCCGCCGCTGCACACGCATTTCGGAGGGGCTACTGCCACAGGATCGGGCGACGGATCCAATTGCAGTTCCAACTCCACGCTGGGAGCCCAGGATGAACCCAAGAAGCGTCGAAAGTACAACGATTGCGAGGATTTCACGGACGACGACTGGGAGTTCCTGCTGCTCCAGACGACCCTGGCTCCCTGTGGAGCCGACGGCCACAGCTACAGCGTGAACACCAGTGCGCCTCTCTTCCAAATGATACCCGCCATCTTCTTCAGCCTGCATTTACTGTACGAGGATCTCAAACTGGACGCTGTCTTCTACGCAGCGCTTCCCTATCTGGCAACG TTCCTTCACCAGCTGGCCATTGACATGCAGCTGGACAGCTATGTGCTGCACTACATCCTGGACTTTCCGGAACTGTCCAATCGCACGGGAAGGCAATCGTTGCTCGGCGCGGAGCACGGAGCCATGATGCTGCACCAGGAGCTCCTGCGGGTTCCGGCTCCCAGTGTGTTTGCCCAACTGGAGCACATTGTCGTGGGCGAGGAGGAGGTGATGCCCTACAGCTTTGTGGAGTGCGTGAACGAGCGGAGTCGCAACCTACTGCAGCTCGTATCCCTGGTGGTGCACGGCCAGGAACGTCTCAAGCACTGGTGGCAGCTCCTCGAGATTCCCGAAGCCGTTCAGTCCAACTATCCGCGGCGGGTTAAGCGGAGCATCACGGCGGATGCACCACGCTGTCACCAGATGCTGGAGTTGCTCCTGGCCATGCGACTGACAAGGCGGGACATCGAACGCTTCCCGGCGGCAGTGCACTTGATTGTTGCGGAGGCTCTGGAGGAGGCTCGTCTCTCGCCGCCCATGGGCTGCAGCATGGCCACCTACGAACTGATCCTACGCCCGGAGCTGGCGGCTCACGCCCAGCTGCCATTCCTGGAGACAAGCACTGGACAGCCGCACTGCGGCAGGGTATACAAAGAAGATTCCCTCTCAGCCAGGTGTCCTCCGAGCGGAGGGGCCGAGTCTGATTCACCGGAGCAGTTGCGCCACGACGACATGGATAATATGGACACGAAGCTGCTGCGCCTGCGTTTTCCCGACGACATGCGGGTGGAGGAAGTGCGTCGCCTGCTCAACAGTTCGGAACCGGTGGTCATTGAAGTCCAGCAGGCGCCCGGCACCAGCGACCATGAGTTCATTGAGGAGCAGGAGAAGCAGCTGTTTGCCCTGTGCGCCAGGACGATGACTTTGCCATTGGGCAGAGGTATGTTCACCTTGCGAACGATGATGCCCAGACCCAGCGACAGCTTGTCCATGCCCAAGTTGTGCCTGGTGGGCAGGGAGCCGCTGAAGGGCACCACCATCGAGATGCAGCAAATCGAGTTCCCCACCAATATGCAAATGTGGCCGTCGTTCCACAACGGCGTGGCCACTGGCCTGAAGATCTCGCCCCAGGCCCAGGACATCGACTCCAATTGGATTGTTTACAACAAGCCCAAGACCCAGGCGAACAATGCCCTGGAGCACGCTGGTTTCCTCATGGCCTTGGGCCTGAATGGCCACCTGAAAACCCTGTCGTTCATGAGTCTCTACAAGTATTTGGTGAAGTGCGATGAGATGACCAATGTGGGTCTGCTGCTCGGCATTTCCGCCGCCCATCGCGGCACAATGGACACCAAAACCACCAAGCTGTTGAGTATTCACCTGGAGGCTCTGCTTCCAGCCACCGCCATGGAGCTGGATATACCGCAGAGTACCCAGGTGGCCGCTCTGTTGGGCCTTGGCCTGCTGTATCAGGGCTCGGCCAAGCGGCACATAGCCGAGGTGCTGCTCCAGGAGATTGGCAGACCGCCGGGCCCCGAGATGGAAAACAGCGTGGAGCGCGAATCGTATGCCATGACAGCGGGCTTGTCCCTCGGCTTGGTCACCCTGGGCCAAGGAGAATCGCCAGCGGGGCTCAGGGATCTCCAGCTGCCGGACACGCTTCACTACTACATGGTGGGTGGAGTGAAGCGACCCATCAGTGGCTCGCAGAAGGAGAAGTACCGCCTAGCTTCGTTCCAAGTTCGCGAAGGCGACAGCGTCAACATAGATGTCACCGCTCCAGGCGCAACTCTGGCCCTGGGACTTATGTTCTTCGACTCCGGGAATGCGGCTATTGCCGAGTGGATGCAGCCTCCCGACTCTCGCTATCTGCTGGACATGGTGCGTCCGGATTTCCTGCTGCTGCGCACCATTGCCAGGGGCCTCATCATGTGGCAGGACATCCGGCCGGACAACGAGTGGTTCCAGGCGCAGTTTCCGCAATCCCTCCGGGTTCACCTGAGACTCCCGTCGCGCGATGATGAAGCACCCGCCGAGGACGGCGATGTGGACTACGAGGCCATCAC GCAAGCCTATTGCAATATCATGGCTGGAGCAGCTTTCTGTATTGGTCTGAAGTACGCCGGCTCGGAGGATATGGTGGCCTTCGCCACGCTGCGGGCTGTGATCAAGGAGTTCCTCGGCTTCCCCGGCACCTCGATAGGCGAATGCGCCGGCCGCACCACAGTGGAGAGCTGCctgatggtgctgctcatCTCTATCTCGCTGGTCTTCGCCGGCTCCGGCAACTGCGAGATCCTGCGCATCATTCGGTACCTCAGATCGCGGGTGGGACCGCAGTATCCGCACATTACCTACGGCTCGCACATGGCCATTCACATGTCGCTGGGTCTGCTCTTCCTCGGCGCAGGTCGCTTTACCATCGCCAAGACGCCGGAATCCATTGCGGCACTGGTCTGCGCCTTCTTCCCCAAGTTTCCCATACACAGCAACGACAATCG ATACCATCTGCAAGCCCTGCGACATCTCTATGTGCTCGCCGTGGAGCCGCGCCTGTTCCTTCCCCGGGATATTGACACGAATCAGCTGTGCCTGGCCAACATTTCGGTGCTGGAGGTGGGTACCACCGAGTTTCGACGCCTGCCCATTGCTCCCTGCATCCTGCCCGTGCTGAGCAGCCTGCAACAGGTGGTGGTGGACGACGAGAACTATTGGCCGGTGTGCTTCGAGCGTTCCCGCAACTGGCATCAGTTGGAGAAGGCGCTGGAGATGAGTGCGCCGATCGACATAAAGAAGCGAACCGGCTGCCTCTCCCACTTGGAGGACCCCGACAGGCTGAAGAGCATGCTGGCCCAGACCCTGACGATGGAGCAGAGCATCTGCTGGCAGATCGACATGAACGACCTGCAGCAGTTTGCCAGCGAGCGGATGGTCAAGCAGTTCCTGAGCCGCTGCCTGGCCACCAAGGGCACGGATCTGAGTTATCCGGAGCTGGTGAAGCGCCACCAGATGATGCTCCTGTTCTACAACGCTGTGGTCAAGGATCGCATGCACTTGCTGCCGGTTTACCTAACGCTGTACGAT CACGTGACCAAGTCCATGTTGAACAACATCGATGTGTGGCAGCTGAAGCTGATCGATGCCTACTTGAGCCGCAGCCAGGAGTCGGAGCATCCGCTCATCTCCGTGGAGCTCATCCAGATGATGCAGGAGCTCTTCAAGCAGGAAATGGAGGACTCGACGCGCGAGCTGTGCCTGCCGCTGCGCGAGTTCCTCAGCCGCAAGCGACTGGAGCCCAGCTATGTGACCACCGTCAGTGGGCCGGATCTGCAGCGGGCCTTCTGCGTGATCAATTACTATAACCTGCTGCCGAACATGCTGAATGGCGTGGACCTGAGCACGGGCACGGTGAACTACATGCGCCTGCTGTACGAATTCCGACAGCTGAATCTCGGCGCGCACACCATCTTCGGGCTGCTGAAGATCCTGCAGTCACTGGCCACCGAGGTGGTGACCCTGGACGAGGCAGCCCTCTTGGCCTACACCATGGCCACCCAATGA
- the LOC108026654 gene encoding adenosylhomocysteinase produces the protein MSKPSYKVADISLAEWGRKAIIIAENEMPGLMACRKKYGPSKILKGARITGCLHMTVQTAVLIETLVELGAQVQWSSCNIFSTQDNAAAAIAATGVPVYAWKGETDEEYLWCIEQTLVFPDGQPLNMILDDGGDLTNLVHEKFPQYLKNIKGLSEETTTGVHNLYKMFKEGRLGIPAINVNDSVTKSKFDNLYGCRESLIDGIKRATDVMIAGKVCCVAGYGDVGKGCAQALKGFGGRVIVTEVDPINALQAAMEGYEVTTMEEASKEASIFVTTTGCRDIITSQHLLQMPDDAIVCNIGHFDIEIDVDWLNANAKEKVNVKPQVDRYTMQNGKHIILLAEGRLVNLGCAHGHPSFVMSNSFTNQVLAQIELWTKSDQYAVGVHVLPKILDEEVASLHLEKLGVKLTKLTEKQASYLGVAQTGPFKPDHYRY, from the exons ATGTCGAAGCCCAGCTACAAAGTCG CCGATATCAGCCTGGCGGAATGGGGACGCAAGGCGATCATCATCGCGGAGAACGAGATGCCCGGCCTGATGGCCTGCCGGAAGAAGTACGGCCCCTCCAAGATCCTCAAGGGCGCCCGCATCACCGGCTGCCTGCACATGACCGTCCAGACGGCCGTCCTCATCGAGACCCTCGTCGAACTGGGCGCTCAG GTGCAATGGTCCAGCTGCAACATCTTCAGCACCCAGGATAACGCTGCGGCGGCCATCGCCGCCACCGGCGTGCCCGTGTACGCCTGGAAGGGCGAGACGGACGAGGAGTACCTGTGGTGCATCGAGCAGACCCTCGTCTTCCCCGACGGCCAGCCCCTGAACATGATCCTGGACGATGGCGGCGACCTGACCAACCTGGTGCACGAGAAGTTCCCCCAGTACCTGAAGAACATCAAGGGTCTGAGCGAGGAGACGACCACCGGCGTCCACAACCTGTACAAGATGTTCAAGGAGGGTCGCCTGGGCATCCCCGCGATCAACGTCAACGATTCGGTGACCAAGAGCAAGTTCGACAACCTGTACGGCTGCCGGGAGTCGCTGATCGATGGCATCAAGCGCGCCACGGACGTGATGATCGCCGGCAAGGTGTGCTGCGTGGCCGGATACGGTGATGTGGGCAAGGGCTGCGCCCAGGCGCTGAAGGGATTCGGTGGTCGCGTGATCGTCACCGAGGTCGATCCCATCAACGCCCTGCAGGCGGCGATGGAGGGCTATGAGGTGACCACCATGGAGGAGGCCAGCAAGGAGGCTTCGATCTTCGTGACCACCACCGGCTGCCGGGACATCATCACCAGCCAGCACCTGCTCCAGATGCCCGACGATGCCATCGTCTGCAACATCGGCCACTTCGACATCGAGATCGACGTGGACTGGCTGAATGCGAATGCCAAGGAGAAGGTGAACGTGAAGCCGCAGGTGGACCGCTACACCATGCAGAACGGCAAGCACATCATCCTGCTGGCCGAGGGCCGTCTGGTCAACCTGGGCTGTGCCCACGGCCATCCCAGCTTCGTGATGTCCAACTCCTTCACCAACCAGGTGCTCGCCCAGATCGAGCTGTGGACCAAGTCCGACCAGTACGCCGTGGGCGTGCACGTGCTGCCCAAGATCCTCGACGAGGAGGTGGCCAGTCTGCACCTGGAGAAGCTGGGCGTGAAGCTCACCAAGCTGACGGAGAAGCAGGCCAGCTACCTGGGCGTCGCGCAGACCGGTCCCTTCAAGCCCGACCACTACCGGTACTGA
- the LOC108026266 gene encoding ileal sodium/bile acid cotransporter translates to MSPLRCSWVLLLLLGCSPSHGWMAHFRPAELKLHMEREDRVQLTLENLAPSTLQQPERFQFRVESADTDLASIPAENATIPLAAFSPETRDWTGTIVVSAHFLGQTKFQVRLYDSQANTSELPTNWSNDSTLNVKILRPTRVLDLVFVHTVILLMTLLYINFGAALDLEVLRGLIVRPIGPCICFVTQVVGMPLLSYALGVFIFPNAPVMQLGLFFTGISPSGGASNTWAAVLDGNIHLSVLLTTVCNVAAFATMPMWLFTLGQLVFDRVGAQVPYQKIAVYCSGLILPLLVGLLVQRRLPRIARVLVRLLKPISTCLILFIIVFAIITNYYLFYLFSWQIVLAGIALPGLGYIFAWLAAKLLHQNAADALTIAIETGIQNTGIAIFLLTTTLESPESDLTTVVPVAVAVMTPFPLLGIYLYKRFCAPKTNEASASESERIV, encoded by the exons ATGTCGCCGCTGAGGTGCAGCTGggtgctcctgctgctcctgggaTGCTCGCCCAGCCACGGCTGGATGGCCCACTTTCGGCCCGCGGAGCTGAAGCTGCACATGGAGCGCGAGGATCGGGTGCAGCTCACCCTGGAGAACCTGGCACCGTCCACGCTGCAGCAGCCAGAGCGCTTCCAGTTCCGCGTGGAGAGTGCGGACACCGATCTGGCCAGCATTCCCGCCGAGAATGCCACCATTCCGCTGGCTGCCTTCAGCCCGGAGACACGCGACTGGACGGGCACCATTGTGGTCAGCGCCCATTTCCTGGGCCAGACCAAGTTCCAGGTGCGACTCTATGACAGCCAGGCGAACACCAGTGAACTGCCCACCAACTGGAGCAACGACAGCACGCTGAATGTGAAGATCCTGCGTCCGACGCGAGTGCTGGATCTCGTCTTTGTGCACACCGTCATCCTGCTGATGACGCTGCTGTACATCAACTTCGGGGCCGCCCTGGACCTGGAGGTGCTGAGGGGTCTGATCGTGCGGCCCATTGGTCCGTGCATCTGCTTCGTGACTCAGGTGGTGGGCATGCCGCTGCTGAGCTACGCCCTGGGCGTCTTCATCTTCCCCAATGCACCGGTCATGCAGCTGGGGCTCTTCTTCACCGGAATCTCGCCCAGCGGCGGAGCGTCGAACACCTGGGCCGCCGTGCTGGACGGCAACATTCACCTGTCGGTGCTGCTGACCACCGTCTGCAACGTGGCCGCCTTTGCCACCATGCCCATGTGGCTGTTCACGCTCGGCCAGCTGGTCTTCGACCGGGTGGGCGCGCAGGTGCCCTACCAAAAGATCGCCGTCTACTGCAGCGGCCTGATCCTTCCCCTGCTGGTCGGGCTGCTCGTCCAGAGGCGACTGCCGCGGATCGCCAGGGTCTTGGTGCGCCTGCTCAAGCCCATCTCCACCTGCCTCATCCTGTTCATCATCGTCTTCGCCATCATCACCAACTACTACCTGTTCTACTTGTTCTCCTGGCAG ATTGTCTTAGCTGGCATAGCGCTGCCAGGACTGGGCTACATCTTCGCCTGGCTGGCGGCCAAGTTGCTCCATCAGAACGCCGCCGACGCCCTGACTATAGCCATTGAGACCGGCATCCAGAACACGGGCATCGCCATCTTCCTGCTCACGACCACGCTGGAATCGCCGGAATCGGACCTCACCACGGTGGTGCCGGTGGCGGTGGCCGTGATGACGCCCTTCCCCCTGCTCGGAATCTATCTCTACAAACGATTCTGTGCACCCAAAACGAACGAAGCCTCCGCTTCCGAATCGGAGCGGATTGTTTAA